A window from Azoarcus sp. DD4 encodes these proteins:
- a CDS encoding accessory factor UbiK family protein produces the protein MTTPRFLDEIGAKLSELAANSPARDIEKNIRAVLGSAFSRLDLVTREEFEVQREILAQARQRLVELEARVAALEADRGKRDEA, from the coding sequence ATGACGACTCCACGCTTCCTCGATGAAATCGGGGCGAAACTCTCCGAACTCGCCGCCAACAGTCCGGCGCGCGATATCGAAAAGAACATACGCGCCGTGCTGGGCAGTGCCTTCAGCCGCCTCGACCTGGTGACGCGGGAGGAATTCGAGGTGCAGCGCGAGATCCTCGCCCAGGCCCGACAGCGTCTCGTCGAGCTCGAAGCACGCGTCGCCGCACTCGAAGCCGACCGCGGCAAGCGCGACGAGGCCTGA
- a CDS encoding TorF family putative porin: MRKSILATALVAVLPFVGSAHAEETSPIVANVGLVSDYAYRGISQTDEKPALQGGFDYAHDSGLYVGVWGSNVSWLSDLERGTDENSGNSLELDVYAGYKHSFGDFGIDVGLLQYVYPGEFDSGWRSTIGLKNPNTLEGYVGFSWKFLSFKYSHAFTNLFGADDSKGSQYFDLTAAYEVVDNLTLSAHYGHQAITGPAKSYSDWKVGATYNLSGVAIGLHYVDTDMKDKSDYDADARYILSVSKSF; the protein is encoded by the coding sequence ATGCGCAAGAGCATCCTCGCTACCGCCCTCGTCGCCGTGCTGCCGTTCGTGGGTTCCGCCCACGCGGAGGAGACCAGCCCGATCGTGGCCAACGTCGGCCTCGTGTCCGACTATGCCTACCGCGGCATCAGCCAGACCGACGAAAAGCCTGCCCTCCAGGGCGGCTTCGACTATGCACACGACAGCGGCCTCTATGTCGGCGTGTGGGGCTCGAACGTCTCCTGGCTGAGCGACCTCGAGCGCGGCACCGATGAAAACTCGGGCAACAGCCTGGAACTGGACGTCTACGCCGGTTACAAGCACAGCTTCGGCGACTTCGGCATCGACGTGGGCCTGCTCCAGTACGTCTACCCGGGCGAATTCGATTCCGGCTGGCGCTCGACCATCGGCCTGAAGAACCCGAACACGCTCGAGGGCTATGTCGGCTTCTCCTGGAAATTCCTGTCCTTCAAGTACTCCCACGCCTTCACCAACCTGTTCGGCGCGGACGATTCCAAAGGCAGCCAGTACTTCGACCTGACCGCCGCCTACGAGGTGGTCGACAACCTGACCCTGTCCGCCCACTACGGACACCAGGCCATCACCGGCCCGGCCAAGTCCTACAGCGACTGGAAGGTCGGCGCCACCTACAACCTCAGCGGCGTTGCCATCGGCCTGCACTACGTCGATACCGACATGAAAGACAAGAGCGACTATGACGCCGACGCACGCTACATCCTGTCCGTCAGCAAGTCGTTCTGA
- the glnK gene encoding P-II family nitrogen regulator has protein sequence MKFITAIIKPFKLDEVREALSAIGVQGITVTEVKGFGRQKGHTELYRGAEYVVDFLPKVKIEAAIRDDLLDQAIEAIEKSASTGKIGDGKIFVFDLEQAIRIRTGETGADAL, from the coding sequence ATGAAGTTCATCACAGCCATCATCAAGCCCTTCAAGCTCGACGAGGTGCGGGAAGCCCTTTCCGCGATCGGCGTGCAGGGCATCACCGTCACCGAGGTCAAGGGCTTCGGTCGCCAGAAGGGCCACACCGAGCTCTATCGCGGCGCCGAATACGTCGTCGACTTCCTGCCCAAGGTGAAGATCGAAGCGGCCATCCGCGACGATCTGCTCGACCAGGCCATCGAGGCCATCGAGAAATCCGCCTCCACCGGCAAGATCGGTGACGGCAAGATCTTCGTTTTCGATCTGGAGCAGGCGATCCGCATCCGCACCGGCGAAACCGGGGCCGACGCGCTGTAA
- a CDS encoding ammonium transporter translates to MKKLFAILLTALTVGFAGGVIAQENTAAPTAPAAVEAPAAAEAAPAAAEAPAAAAEEVVATVNKGDVAWIMTATLLVLFMALPGLALFYGGLVRSKNMLSVLMQVMVVFSLIAVLWAFYGYSLAFTEASPFIGSLDKLFLSGVSNTTLADTFSADAKLPEYAFIAFQATFAGITCALIVGSFAERIKFSAVLLFSVIWFTFCYLPICHMVWGPGGFLLGDGALDFAGGTVVHINAGVAGLVGSYMVGKRIGFGRESMTPHSLTLTMVGASMLWVGWFGFNAGSNLEATAGAALAFINTLVATAAAVLAWSLGEAMFKGKPSMLGAASGAVAGLVAITPACGTVGPMGAIIIGLLAGFICLWGVNGLKRMLGADDSLDVFGVHGLGGILGAILTGVFTAPSLGGTGAETFSIASQVWIQTYSVIITIVWSAVVAFIAYKIADMFVGLRVPEEEEREGLDITAHGETAYHH, encoded by the coding sequence ATGAAAAAACTATTTGCGATTCTGCTGACGGCGCTGACCGTCGGCTTTGCGGGCGGCGTTATCGCCCAGGAAAACACGGCGGCGCCGACTGCGCCCGCCGCTGTGGAAGCGCCGGCGGCTGCTGAAGCCGCTCCGGCCGCTGCCGAAGCCCCGGCCGCCGCGGCCGAGGAAGTCGTCGCCACGGTCAACAAGGGCGACGTCGCCTGGATCATGACCGCCACCCTGCTCGTCCTGTTCATGGCCCTGCCCGGCCTGGCACTGTTCTACGGCGGCCTGGTGCGCTCGAAGAACATGCTGTCGGTGCTGATGCAGGTGATGGTGGTGTTCTCGCTGATCGCCGTGCTGTGGGCCTTCTACGGCTACAGCCTGGCCTTCACCGAGGCCAGCCCCTTCATCGGCTCGCTCGACAAGCTGTTCCTGTCCGGGGTCAGCAACACCACCCTCGCAGACACCTTCAGCGCCGACGCGAAGCTGCCCGAGTACGCCTTCATCGCCTTCCAGGCCACCTTCGCCGGCATCACCTGCGCGCTGATCGTCGGCTCCTTCGCCGAACGCATCAAGTTCTCGGCGGTGCTGCTGTTCTCGGTGATCTGGTTCACCTTCTGCTACCTGCCGATCTGCCACATGGTGTGGGGCCCGGGCGGCTTCCTGCTGGGTGACGGCGCGCTCGACTTCGCCGGCGGTACCGTGGTGCACATCAACGCCGGCGTGGCTGGCCTGGTGGGCTCCTACATGGTCGGCAAGCGCATCGGCTTCGGTCGCGAATCCATGACCCCGCATTCGCTGACGCTGACCATGGTCGGCGCCTCGATGCTGTGGGTGGGCTGGTTCGGCTTCAACGCCGGTTCCAACCTGGAAGCCACCGCGGGTGCCGCGCTCGCCTTCATCAACACCCTGGTCGCCACTGCCGCCGCCGTGCTGGCCTGGTCGCTGGGCGAAGCGATGTTCAAGGGCAAGCCCTCGATGCTGGGTGCGGCTTCCGGCGCGGTTGCCGGTCTGGTCGCGATCACCCCGGCCTGCGGTACCGTCGGCCCGATGGGCGCCATCATCATCGGCCTGCTCGCCGGCTTCATCTGCCTGTGGGGTGTCAATGGCCTCAAGCGCATGCTCGGCGCGGACGACTCGCTCGACGTGTTCGGCGTGCATGGCCTCGGCGGCATCCTGGGTGCGATCCTGACCGGTGTCTTCACCGCCCCGTCGCTCGGCGGCACCGGTGCCGAGACCTTCTCGATCGCCAGCCAGGTGTGGATCCAGACCTACTCGGTGATCATCACCATCGTCTGGTCCGCCGTCGTCGCCTTCATCGCCTACAAGATCGCCGACATGTTCGTCGGTCTGCGGGTGCCGGAAGAAGAGGAACGCGAAGGCCTGGACATCACCGCCCACGGCGAAACCGCGTACCACCACTAA
- the purU gene encoding formyltetrahydrofolate deformylase has protein sequence MHRERFYTLSASCPDRVGIVARVSGFIAEHRGWILETSLHAEPPAEGEAVGRYFMRIEIRADSLPFHLAEFRERFRPIAEELEMDWQINDSAVKRRVVLLVSKQEHCLYDLLARWQSKELDIEIPCVISNHDTFRGFVEWHGIPFHHVPVGADNKASAYAEVQRIFEEVRGDTMVLARYMQILSPELCAAYPGQIINIHHSFLPSFVGARPYHQAYAKGVKLIGATCHYVTADLDQGPIIEQDVIRIDHSDSVEDMVRYGKDIEKTVLARGLRYHLEDRVLVHGNKTIVFR, from the coding sequence ATGCACCGCGAACGTTTCTACACGCTCTCCGCCTCCTGTCCTGACCGCGTCGGCATCGTCGCGCGCGTGTCGGGTTTCATTGCCGAGCACCGCGGCTGGATCCTCGAGACCTCGCTGCATGCCGAGCCGCCCGCCGAGGGTGAAGCGGTCGGTCGCTATTTCATGCGCATCGAGATCCGCGCCGACTCGCTGCCTTTTCACCTCGCCGAGTTCCGCGAGCGCTTCCGGCCGATCGCCGAAGAGCTGGAAATGGACTGGCAGATCAACGATTCGGCGGTCAAGCGCCGTGTCGTGCTGCTGGTGAGCAAGCAGGAGCATTGCCTGTACGACCTGCTCGCGCGCTGGCAGTCGAAGGAGCTGGACATCGAGATCCCGTGCGTGATCTCCAACCACGACACCTTCCGCGGCTTCGTCGAGTGGCACGGCATCCCCTTCCATCATGTGCCGGTCGGCGCTGACAACAAGGCATCCGCCTACGCCGAAGTGCAGCGCATCTTCGAGGAAGTGCGCGGCGATACCATGGTGCTGGCGCGCTACATGCAGATCCTGTCGCCCGAGCTGTGTGCTGCCTACCCGGGCCAGATCATCAACATCCATCACAGCTTCCTGCCCAGCTTCGTCGGTGCCAGGCCCTACCACCAAGCCTACGCGAAGGGCGTGAAGCTGATCGGCGCGACCTGCCACTACGTCACCGCCGATCTCGACCAGGGGCCGATCATCGAGCAGGACGTGATCCGCATCGACCATTCCGATTCGGTCGAGGACATGGTCCGCTACGGTAAGGACATCGAGAAGACGGTGCTGGCGCGCGGCCTGCGCTACCACCTGGAAGACCGCGTGCTGGTGCACGGTAACAAGACCATCGTGTTCCGCTGA
- the thrH gene encoding bifunctional phosphoserine phosphatase/homoserine phosphotransferase ThrH gives MRIVCLDLEGVLVPEIWIEFAERTGIPELRRTTRDEPNYDTLMKYRLDILAAKKLGLPDIQDVIASMGPMAGAREFLDDLRNTYQVVILSDTFYEFAKPLMVQLGLPTLFCHSLEANDEGILVNYHLRMPDQKREAVKRFKELNFKVVAAGDSYNDTAMLGEAHGGILFHPPENVIREFPQYPVVRDYAALRAEIDKAFAKVE, from the coding sequence GTGCGTATCGTCTGTCTCGACCTCGAAGGTGTGCTGGTTCCCGAAATCTGGATCGAATTCGCCGAGCGCACCGGCATTCCCGAACTGCGCCGCACCACGCGCGACGAGCCGAACTACGACACGCTGATGAAGTACCGGCTCGACATCCTGGCGGCGAAGAAGCTCGGCCTGCCCGACATCCAGGACGTGATCGCCAGCATGGGTCCGATGGCCGGCGCGCGCGAGTTCCTCGACGACCTGCGCAACACCTACCAGGTGGTCATCCTGTCCGACACCTTCTACGAGTTCGCCAAGCCGCTGATGGTGCAGCTGGGGCTGCCGACCCTGTTCTGCCACAGCCTCGAAGCCAACGACGAAGGCATCCTGGTGAACTACCACCTGCGCATGCCTGACCAGAAGCGCGAGGCGGTCAAGCGCTTCAAGGAACTCAACTTCAAGGTGGTCGCCGCCGGCGATTCCTACAACGACACCGCCATGCTGGGCGAAGCCCACGGCGGCATCCTGTTCCATCCGCCGGAAAACGTGATCCGCGAATTCCCCCAATACCCGGTGGTGCGCGACTACGCCGCGCTGCGCGCCGAGATCGACAAGGCTTTTGCCAAGGTCGAGTGA
- a CDS encoding HD-GYP domain-containing protein translates to MIKLIPIEQLQPGMFIHDLNCGWIEHNFVRNRFAVQDTATVARVRDIGVHEVYIDTERGLDLADAPTREEAELAVDEKIEAIATAPAPAFSPASLADEMQRARGLHRDAHRIVRNMMGDVRLGKQIEMEQVEPLVEQIVSSIFRQQDALLPLARLKHHDEYTFLHSVSVCALMTAFARALELPREIIREIAIGALLHDVGKAKVPDAILNKPAKLTDAEFEKMKNHVVQSKVILLYTPGVSDIALDVAAQHHERYDGTGYPNKLKGDEISLYGQMGAIVDVYDALTSNRVYHKGMPPTEALRKLLEWSKFHFKPELVQAFIRSIGIYPSGSLVRLESGRLAVVQEQHADHLLQPTVKVIHHTKGHYLTPEIVDLRRSQDRIAGYEDFETWNIDPARWLAT, encoded by the coding sequence ATGATCAAGCTCATCCCCATCGAGCAGCTGCAGCCCGGCATGTTCATCCATGACCTCAACTGCGGCTGGATAGAACACAACTTCGTGCGCAACCGTTTCGCCGTGCAGGATACGGCGACGGTGGCGCGGGTGCGCGACATCGGTGTGCACGAGGTCTACATCGACACCGAACGCGGCCTGGACCTTGCCGACGCTCCGACGCGCGAGGAAGCCGAGCTGGCGGTCGACGAGAAGATCGAGGCGATCGCCACGGCGCCGGCACCGGCCTTCTCGCCGGCCTCGCTGGCCGACGAAATGCAGCGCGCCCGCGGCCTGCACCGCGACGCCCATCGCATCGTGCGCAACATGATGGGCGACGTGAGGCTGGGCAAGCAGATCGAGATGGAGCAGGTCGAGCCGCTGGTGGAGCAGATCGTCAGCTCCATCTTCCGCCAGCAGGACGCGCTGCTGCCGCTGGCGCGGCTCAAGCACCACGACGAATACACCTTCCTGCACTCGGTGTCGGTGTGTGCGCTGATGACCGCGTTCGCGCGCGCACTAGAGCTGCCGCGCGAGATCATCCGCGAGATCGCCATCGGCGCGCTGCTGCACGACGTCGGCAAGGCCAAGGTACCCGACGCCATCCTCAACAAGCCGGCCAAGCTGACCGATGCCGAGTTCGAAAAGATGAAGAACCACGTGGTGCAGAGCAAGGTCATCCTGCTCTACACGCCGGGAGTGAGCGACATCGCCCTCGACGTCGCCGCCCAGCACCACGAGCGCTACGACGGCACCGGCTACCCCAACAAGCTCAAGGGCGACGAGATCAGCCTCTACGGCCAGATGGGCGCCATCGTCGATGTCTACGACGCCCTCACCTCCAACCGCGTCTATCACAAGGGCATGCCCCCCACCGAAGCCCTGCGCAAGCTGCTCGAGTGGAGCAAGTTCCACTTCAAGCCGGAACTGGTGCAGGCCTTCATCCGCAGCATCGGCATCTATCCCAGCGGCTCGCTGGTGCGGCTGGAGAGCGGACGGCTTGCGGTGGTTCAGGAGCAGCACGCCGACCACCTGCTGCAGCCGACGGTGAAGGTGATCCATCACACCAAGGGGCACTACCTGACGCCGGAGATCGTCGACCTGCGTCGTTCGCAGGACAGGATCGCCGGCTACGAGGACTTCGAGACCTGGAACATCGATCCGGCACGCTGGCTCGCCACCTGA